A stretch of Thermus antranikianii DSM 12462 DNA encodes these proteins:
- the rpiA gene encoding ribose-5-phosphate isomerase RpiA has translation MERPLESYKKEAAHAAVAFVQDGMVVGLGTGSTARYAVLELARRLREGELKGVVGVPTSEATKDLALREGIPLVDLPPEGVDLAIDGADEIAPDLSLIKGLGGALLREKIVESNAKEFIVIADHTKKVPVLGRGVVPVEIVPFGHLATLRAIRALGGEPELRMNGDEVYFTDGGHLIADVRFGPIGDPLGLHKALLEIPGVVETGIFVGLATRALVAGPMGVEEILP, from the coding sequence ATGGAAAGGCCTTTGGAAAGCTACAAGAAGGAGGCGGCCCATGCGGCGGTGGCCTTTGTGCAGGATGGCATGGTGGTGGGCCTGGGCACGGGATCCACGGCCAGGTACGCCGTTTTGGAGCTGGCCCGGCGGCTGAGAGAAGGGGAGTTAAAGGGGGTGGTGGGGGTTCCCACCTCGGAGGCCACCAAGGACCTGGCCCTGAGGGAGGGGATCCCCCTGGTGGATCTTCCTCCAGAGGGGGTGGACCTGGCCATTGACGGGGCTGACGAGATCGCTCCGGACCTCTCCCTTATCAAGGGCCTTGGCGGGGCTCTTTTGCGGGAGAAGATCGTGGAGAGCAACGCCAAGGAGTTCATCGTCATCGCCGACCACACCAAGAAGGTGCCCGTGTTGGGCCGGGGAGTGGTGCCGGTGGAGATCGTGCCCTTTGGCCACCTGGCCACCCTAAGGGCCATCCGCGCCCTTGGGGGGGAGCCGGAGCTGAGGATGAACGGGGATGAGGTCTATTTCACCGACGGGGGCCACCTCATCGCCGATGTGCGCTTTGGCCCCATCGGGGATCCTTTGGGCCTCCACAAGGCCCTTTTGGAGATCCCCGGGGTGGTGGAAACGGGGATCTTCGTGGGGCTCGCCACCCGGGCCCTGGTGGCGGGACCCATGGGGGTGGAGGAGATTCTGCCATGA
- a CDS encoding BMP family lipoprotein, whose translation MKRIVALLAVLALGLGLAQVRVGIAFDAGGKFDRSFNQSAWEGAQKAAKDFGVKLFDFEPADPSQVGQGIRTFAEEGFDLVIGVGFANEPAITATAKEFPKVNFAVIDAVPGEGKLPNALGLVFREHEGSFLVGYIAGKMTRTGVVGFIGGMDIPLIHKFEAGFRAGAEYAFKEDKIQGKVLVGYVGNTPAAWNDPAKAKEIAAAQVRQGADIIYAAAGGSGLGLIDYVKQAKCLKEGGAIRFVRKADPYAKVPKYADYTKTCGTDGTKATPLFFIGVDANQNYLGDTDNNPNTLNHGLTSMLKRVDVATYEVIKSVVQKAFKGGVREFGLANNGVGYALDEYNKALIPAAVVSKLEVLKQQIIKGQLKVPEKR comes from the coding sequence ATGAAACGTATTGTGGCCCTTTTGGCGGTATTGGCCTTAGGCCTGGGCTTGGCCCAGGTGCGTGTGGGAATCGCCTTTGATGCGGGCGGCAAGTTTGACCGCTCCTTTAACCAATCCGCTTGGGAAGGAGCCCAGAAGGCGGCCAAGGACTTCGGGGTTAAGCTCTTCGACTTCGAACCCGCCGACCCCTCCCAGGTGGGCCAGGGCATCCGCACCTTCGCCGAGGAGGGCTTTGACCTGGTGATCGGGGTGGGCTTCGCCAACGAGCCCGCCATCACCGCCACCGCCAAGGAGTTCCCCAAGGTAAACTTTGCGGTGATCGACGCCGTCCCCGGGGAAGGCAAGCTGCCCAACGCCCTAGGCCTGGTCTTCCGGGAGCACGAAGGAAGCTTCCTGGTGGGCTACATCGCCGGCAAGATGACCCGCACCGGGGTGGTGGGCTTCATCGGCGGCATGGACATCCCCCTCATCCACAAGTTTGAGGCGGGCTTCCGGGCCGGGGCAGAGTACGCCTTCAAGGAGGACAAGATCCAGGGCAAGGTCCTGGTGGGGTACGTGGGCAACACCCCCGCCGCCTGGAACGACCCCGCCAAGGCCAAGGAGATCGCCGCCGCCCAGGTGCGCCAGGGAGCCGACATCATCTACGCCGCTGCCGGTGGTTCGGGCCTGGGACTCATCGACTACGTGAAGCAGGCCAAGTGCCTGAAGGAAGGCGGGGCCATCCGCTTCGTACGGAAGGCGGACCCCTACGCCAAGGTGCCCAAGTACGCCGACTACACCAAGACCTGCGGCACCGACGGCACCAAGGCCACCCCCCTCTTCTTCATCGGGGTAGACGCCAACCAGAACTACCTAGGGGACACCGACAACAACCCCAACACCCTGAACCACGGCCTCACCTCCATGCTGAAGCGGGTGGACGTGGCCACCTACGAGGTCATCAAGAGCGTGGTCCAGAAGGCCTTCAAGGGTGGGGTGCGGGAGTTCGGCCTGGCCAACAACGGGGTGGGCTACGCCCTGGACGAGTACAACAAGGCCCTGATCCCCGCTGCGGTGGTGAGCAAGCTGGAGGTTTTGAAGCAACAGATCATCAAGGGCCAGCTCAAGGTACCTGAAAAGCGCTAA
- the thyX gene encoding FAD-dependent thymidylate synthase, whose amino-acid sequence MEIAVLDKGFVRLVEVMGSDASIVQAARVSYGPGTKTVREDAALIDYLMRHRHTSPFEMVEFKFHVKAPIFVVRQWFRHRTASVNEISGRYSVLKEEFYEPQAWRKQARRNKQGSEGEFSDEEASLLLKGVEREAYQAYQTLLEKGIAREMARMVLPLNLYTEFYWKQDLHNLFHFLALRLDPHAQWEIRQYAKAIAEIVKAHVPLAWQSFEEHVLKGAHLSHTEIKALQGLLTPELYEKALKELGLSGSRLQEALEKIFPRSHQL is encoded by the coding sequence ATGGAGATTGCGGTTTTGGACAAGGGATTCGTGCGCCTGGTGGAGGTGATGGGAAGCGATGCCTCCATCGTCCAGGCGGCCAGGGTATCCTACGGCCCCGGCACCAAGACGGTGCGGGAGGACGCCGCCCTCATCGACTACCTCATGCGCCACCGCCACACCAGCCCCTTTGAGATGGTGGAGTTCAAGTTCCACGTGAAGGCTCCCATTTTCGTGGTGCGCCAGTGGTTTCGCCACCGCACCGCCAGCGTGAACGAGATCTCCGGTCGCTACTCCGTTCTCAAGGAGGAGTTTTACGAGCCACAAGCGTGGCGGAAACAAGCCCGGCGGAACAAGCAAGGCTCCGAGGGGGAGTTTTCCGATGAGGAAGCCTCCCTTCTCCTCAAAGGGGTGGAGCGGGAGGCCTACCAGGCCTACCAAACCCTTCTGGAAAAGGGGATTGCCCGGGAGATGGCCCGCATGGTCCTGCCCCTAAACCTCTACACCGAGTTCTACTGGAAGCAGGACCTCCACAATCTTTTCCACTTCCTGGCCCTGCGCCTGGACCCCCATGCCCAGTGGGAGATAAGGCAGTACGCTAAGGCCATCGCCGAGATCGTCAAGGCCCATGTGCCCCTGGCCTGGCAGAGCTTTGAGGAGCACGTATTAAAGGGAGCCCATCTCTCCCATACGGAAATTAAGGCCCTCCAGGGGCTTCTCACCCCGGAGCTTTACGAAAAGGCCCTCAAAGAGCTTGGCTTGTCCGGTTCCAGGCTCCAGGAGGCCCTGGAAAAGATCTTCCCACGCAGCCACCAGCTCTAG
- a CDS encoding adenosine-specific kinase encodes MELKLIPIEKPENLNVILGQAHFIKTVEDLHEALVTAVPGIKFGLAFSEASGKRLVRRSGTDPELTDLAVKNLLNLAAGHTFLIVLGEGFYPINVLHAVKACPEVVRIYAATANPLKVVVAEEGEQRAILGVMDGFKPLGVEDEAEVAWRKDLLRRFGYKL; translated from the coding sequence ATGGAACTCAAGCTCATTCCCATCGAGAAGCCGGAAAACCTGAACGTCATCCTGGGCCAGGCCCACTTCATCAAGACGGTGGAGGACTTGCACGAGGCTTTGGTGACCGCCGTGCCGGGCATCAAGTTCGGCTTGGCCTTTTCCGAGGCCAGCGGCAAGCGCCTGGTGCGGCGCTCGGGCACCGATCCCGAGCTTACCGATCTTGCGGTCAAGAACCTCCTCAACCTGGCGGCGGGGCACACCTTCCTCATCGTTTTAGGGGAGGGGTTTTACCCCATCAACGTGCTTCATGCGGTGAAGGCCTGCCCGGAGGTGGTGCGCATCTATGCCGCCACTGCCAATCCCCTCAAGGTGGTGGTGGCGGAGGAAGGGGAGCAGCGGGCCATCCTGGGGGTCATGGATGGCTTTAAGCCCCTGGGGGTGGAGGACGAGGCCGAGGTGGCCTGGCGCAAGGACCTTCTCCGCCGTTTCGGCTACAAACTTTAG
- the mqnC gene encoding cyclic dehypoxanthinyl futalosine synthase, whose translation MRPMDVLEKAVAGERLSEAEVMTLFDLPLPELAAAAHEVRLQKTDPEVVTFLIDRNINYTNVCTVACAFCAFYRTRRQKDAYTLTYEEIAKKVEELYRVGGRRILMQGGVNPDLPLEWYLDLLRYLKNRFPDLRIDAFSPEEILGLERLTGLKAEKILEKLMEAGLDGMPGAGAEILVDEVRHKAAPARIKTADWYRIVDAAQALGLYTLASMVIGFGEGPRERTLHLLGIRAQQDKALKQYGNGFAAFALWTLQVEHTRLKGKAPGATAHEYLKTLAIARLALDNFAHFQASWPTLGFKVAQAALYYGADDFGSTMLEENVVSAAGGHGRTHATVREIVRHIVDAGFKPAERDPLYRILRYPDPKAVLGEEAELPLA comes from the coding sequence ATGAGGCCTATGGATGTGCTGGAAAAGGCCGTGGCGGGAGAAAGGCTTTCCGAAGCGGAGGTCATGACCCTCTTTGACCTGCCCCTTCCCGAGCTGGCCGCCGCCGCCCACGAGGTGCGCTTGCAAAAGACCGACCCCGAGGTGGTCACCTTCCTCATAGACCGCAACATCAACTACACCAACGTCTGCACCGTGGCCTGCGCCTTCTGTGCCTTTTACCGCACCCGTCGGCAAAAGGACGCTTACACCCTCACCTACGAGGAGATCGCCAAAAAGGTAGAGGAACTCTACCGGGTGGGGGGAAGACGCATCCTCATGCAAGGAGGCGTTAATCCGGACCTGCCTTTGGAGTGGTACCTGGACCTCCTGCGCTACCTCAAGAACCGCTTCCCCGACCTGCGCATCGATGCCTTCAGCCCCGAGGAAATCCTGGGATTGGAACGGCTTACCGGGCTTAAGGCGGAGAAGATCTTGGAAAAACTTATGGAGGCTGGCCTAGACGGGATGCCGGGGGCTGGGGCAGAGATCCTGGTGGACGAGGTGCGGCACAAGGCTGCCCCCGCCCGTATCAAAACCGCCGACTGGTACCGCATCGTGGACGCTGCCCAGGCCCTGGGGCTTTACACCCTGGCCAGCATGGTGATCGGTTTCGGGGAAGGCCCAAGGGAACGTACCCTTCACCTCTTAGGCATCCGCGCCCAGCAAGACAAGGCCCTGAAGCAGTACGGGAATGGCTTTGCTGCCTTCGCCCTTTGGACCCTGCAGGTGGAGCACACCCGCCTGAAGGGAAAGGCTCCTGGAGCCACCGCTCACGAGTACCTGAAAACCCTGGCCATCGCCCGGCTTGCTCTGGACAACTTCGCCCACTTCCAGGCCTCCTGGCCCACCCTGGGGTTCAAGGTGGCCCAAGCGGCGCTTTACTACGGAGCCGACGACTTCGGCAGCACCATGCTGGAGGAAAACGTGGTCTCGGCGGCAGGAGGGCATGGGCGCACCCACGCCACAGTGCGGGAGATCGTGCGCCACATCGTGGACGCGGGCTTCAAGCCCGCGGAGCGGGATCCCCTTTACCGCATCCTGCGGTATCCCGACCCCAAGGCCGTCCTGGGAGAGGAAGCCGAGCTCCCCCTGGCCTAA
- the ligA gene encoding NAD-dependent DNA ligase LigA — protein sequence MTLEEARKRINELRDLIRYHNYRYYVLDAPEISDAEYDRLLRELKELEERFPELKSPDSPTEQVGAKPLEATFRPIRHPTRMYSLDNAFTLEEVRAFEERIERALGRKGPFVYTVEHKVDGLSVNLYYEEGILVWGATRGDGETGEEVTQNLLTIPTIPRRLQGVPERLEVRGEVYMPIEAFLRLNEELEEKGEKIFKNPRNAAAGSLRQKDPRITARRGLRATFYALGLGLEESGLKTQLDLLHWLREKGFPVEHGFARAEGAEGVERIYQDWLKERRSLPFEADGVVVKLDELSLWRELGYTARAPRFAIAYKFPAEEKETRLLQVVFQVGRTGRVTPVGILEPVFIEGSEVSRVTLHNESYIEELDVRIGDWVLVHKAGGVIPEVLRVLKEKRTGEERSIRWPETCPECGHRLVKEGKVHRCPNPLCPAKRFEAIRHYASRKAMDIGGLGEKLIEKLLEKGLVKDVADLYRLKEEDLVGLERMGKKSAGNLLRQIEESRSRGLERLLYALGLPGVGEVLARNLAAHFGTMDRLLEATLEELLQVEEVGELTARGIYETLQDPAFRDLIRRLKEARVEMEAKERGEEALKGLTFVITGELSRPREEVKALLRRLGAKVTDSVSRKTSYLVVGEAPGSKLEKARALGVPTLTEEELYRLIEERTGKRVETLAS from the coding sequence ATGACCCTGGAAGAGGCACGCAAACGGATCAACGAGCTCCGGGACCTCATCCGCTACCACAACTACCGTTACTACGTCCTGGATGCCCCGGAGATCTCCGATGCCGAATACGACCGGCTTTTGAGGGAGCTTAAGGAGTTGGAGGAACGCTTTCCCGAGCTCAAAAGCCCGGATTCCCCCACGGAGCAGGTGGGGGCTAAGCCCCTCGAGGCCACCTTCCGCCCCATCCGCCATCCCACCCGCATGTACTCCCTGGATAACGCCTTCACCCTGGAGGAGGTCAGGGCCTTTGAGGAGCGGATCGAGCGGGCCTTGGGGAGGAAGGGGCCCTTCGTGTACACGGTGGAGCACAAGGTGGATGGCCTTTCCGTGAACCTCTACTACGAGGAAGGGATTCTGGTATGGGGGGCCACCCGGGGGGACGGGGAAACAGGGGAGGAGGTCACCCAGAACCTCCTCACCATCCCCACCATTCCCCGAAGGCTTCAAGGGGTACCGGAGCGCCTCGAGGTCCGGGGCGAGGTGTACATGCCCATAGAGGCCTTCCTCCGCCTCAACGAGGAGCTGGAGGAAAAGGGAGAGAAGATCTTCAAAAACCCCAGGAACGCCGCCGCCGGCTCCCTCAGGCAGAAGGACCCCCGGATCACCGCAAGGAGGGGCCTCAGGGCCACCTTCTACGCCTTGGGCCTCGGCCTGGAGGAAAGCGGGCTCAAGACCCAGCTGGACCTCCTTCACTGGCTTAGGGAGAAGGGATTTCCCGTGGAGCACGGCTTCGCCCGGGCAGAAGGGGCAGAGGGGGTGGAAAGGATCTACCAGGACTGGCTGAAGGAGCGGCGAAGCCTGCCCTTTGAGGCGGATGGGGTGGTGGTGAAGCTGGATGAGCTTTCCCTCTGGCGGGAACTGGGGTACACCGCCCGGGCCCCGCGCTTTGCCATCGCCTACAAGTTCCCCGCGGAGGAGAAGGAAACCCGCCTGCTGCAGGTGGTCTTCCAGGTGGGGCGCACGGGCAGGGTGACGCCGGTGGGCATCCTGGAGCCCGTCTTCATTGAGGGAAGCGAGGTCAGCCGGGTTACCCTGCACAATGAAAGCTACATCGAGGAGCTGGACGTGCGCATCGGGGACTGGGTCCTGGTGCACAAGGCGGGGGGGGTGATCCCCGAGGTCCTCAGGGTCCTGAAGGAGAAGAGGACTGGGGAGGAGAGATCCATTCGCTGGCCGGAAACCTGTCCCGAGTGCGGCCACCGCCTGGTCAAGGAGGGCAAGGTGCACCGCTGCCCCAATCCCTTGTGCCCGGCCAAACGCTTTGAGGCCATCCGTCACTACGCCTCCCGCAAGGCCATGGACATCGGGGGCCTCGGGGAGAAGCTCATTGAGAAGCTCCTGGAAAAGGGCTTGGTGAAGGATGTGGCCGACCTTTACCGGCTTAAGGAGGAGGACCTGGTGGGCCTCGAACGCATGGGGAAGAAGAGCGCAGGGAACCTTCTCCGCCAGATTGAGGAGAGCCGGAGCCGGGGCCTGGAGCGGCTCCTCTATGCCCTGGGGCTGCCGGGGGTGGGGGAGGTTCTGGCCCGCAACCTGGCGGCCCACTTCGGCACCATGGACCGCCTCCTCGAGGCCACCCTGGAGGAACTCCTCCAGGTGGAGGAGGTGGGGGAGCTCACCGCCCGGGGGATTTACGAAACCCTGCAGGACCCTGCCTTCCGGGACCTGATAAGGCGCCTCAAGGAGGCTCGGGTGGAGATGGAGGCCAAGGAACGGGGGGAGGAGGCTTTAAAGGGCCTTACCTTCGTCATCACCGGGGAGCTTTCCCGCCCGCGGGAGGAGGTGAAGGCCCTCTTAAGGCGCTTAGGGGCTAAGGTGACCGACTCCGTGAGCCGCAAGACCAGCTACCTGGTGGTGGGGGAGGCCCCGGGGAGCAAGCTGGAGAAGGCCCGGGCCCTGGGGGTGCCCACCTTGACGGAGGAGGAGCTGTACAGGCTCATAGAGGAGCGCACGGGGAAGCGTGTGGAAACCTTAGCTTCCTAG
- the trpB gene encoding tryptophan synthase subunit beta produces MLRLPDFPLPDPRGRFGPYGGRYVPETLIPALEEVEAAYREAKKDPAFLAELEYYLKTFAGRPTPLYHAKRLSEYWGGAQVYLKREDLLHTGAHKINNTLGQALLARRMGKKRVIAETGAGQHGVSVATVAALFGLECVVYMGEEDVRRQALNVFRMKLLGAEVRPVAAGSRTLKDATNEAIRDWLTHVRTTFYILGSVVGPHPYPMMVREFQSVIGEEVKEQSLKLFGRYPDVLIAAVGGGSNAIGLFAPFAYLPEKERPRLIGVEAAGEGLSTGRHAASIGAGKRGVLHGSYMYLLYDHDGQITPAHSVSAGLDYPGVGPEHSYYADQGIAEYAGVTDEEALEGFKLLARLEGIIPALESAHAIAHAAKVVPEMDKDQIVVINLSGRGDKDVTEVMRLLGGEL; encoded by the coding sequence ATGTTGAGGTTGCCAGACTTTCCCCTGCCTGACCCTCGAGGACGCTTCGGTCCTTACGGAGGGAGGTACGTCCCCGAGACCTTGATCCCGGCCCTGGAGGAGGTAGAGGCTGCCTACAGGGAGGCCAAGAAGGACCCGGCATTCTTGGCGGAACTTGAATACTACCTCAAGACCTTTGCCGGCCGGCCCACTCCTCTTTACCACGCCAAGAGGCTTTCCGAGTACTGGGGTGGGGCCCAGGTTTACCTGAAGCGGGAGGACCTCCTGCACACCGGAGCCCACAAGATCAACAACACCTTGGGCCAAGCTCTCCTGGCCCGGCGCATGGGCAAGAAGCGGGTGATTGCCGAAACCGGTGCCGGGCAACACGGGGTTTCCGTGGCCACGGTGGCCGCTCTTTTCGGCCTAGAATGCGTGGTTTACATGGGGGAGGAGGATGTAAGGCGACAGGCCCTGAATGTCTTCCGCATGAAGCTTCTGGGGGCGGAGGTGCGGCCCGTGGCCGCGGGAAGCCGCACCCTTAAGGACGCCACCAACGAGGCCATCCGGGACTGGCTCACCCATGTGCGCACCACCTTCTACATCCTGGGCTCGGTGGTGGGCCCCCACCCCTACCCCATGATGGTTCGGGAGTTCCAAAGCGTCATCGGGGAGGAAGTGAAGGAACAAAGCCTCAAGCTTTTTGGCCGTTACCCCGATGTCCTCATCGCTGCCGTGGGTGGAGGGTCCAACGCCATCGGCCTCTTTGCCCCCTTTGCCTACCTTCCCGAAAAGGAGCGCCCCCGGCTAATTGGAGTGGAGGCTGCTGGGGAGGGGCTTTCCACCGGCAGGCACGCCGCCAGCATCGGGGCGGGAAAGCGGGGGGTGCTTCACGGAAGCTACATGTACCTCCTCTACGACCACGATGGCCAGATCACCCCGGCCCACTCGGTTTCCGCTGGGCTGGACTACCCCGGGGTGGGACCGGAACACAGCTACTATGCCGACCAGGGTATCGCCGAGTACGCTGGGGTGACGGATGAGGAGGCCCTCGAGGGCTTCAAGCTCCTCGCCCGCCTCGAGGGAATCATCCCCGCCTTGGAGTCCGCCCATGCCATTGCCCACGCCGCCAAGGTGGTCCCGGAGATGGACAAGGACCAGATCGTGGTCATCAACCTCTCGGGCCGGGGAGATAAGGACGTGACCGAGGTGATGCGCCTTCTGGGGGGGGAGTTATGA
- a CDS encoding ABC transporter ATP-binding protein, translated as MAKALVLKGITKRFPLVLANDHISLDLNWGEVLALVGENGAGKSTLMKIVYGLQPPDKGEMWVDGKPYRPKSPLDAIAHGIGMVHQHFMLVEPFTVLENLVLGLEPGSPLYLNLDEARKRATALMEELGFQVPLDERIENLPVGLQQRVEILKALYRQAKILILDEPTAVLTPQEAEELFRFLRAYVARGNAAIFISHKLKEVLSVSDRVTVIRDGRVVGTVKTPETSLEELARMMVGREVVLRVEKGPARPGEVVLEVEGLEAPPRLRGVSFFVRAGEIVGIAGVEGNGQSELVEALAGLRKYRGTVRYLGRPLPHLALKVREAGLSHIPEDRLARGLVLDFSVRENAILGDQHRPPFRSFLGFLDGKAMEQHARTLVETFDVRPRSTDLSARRFSGGNQQKIVVGRELLRRPRLLIAAQPTRGVDVGAIEFIHQRLVEARDQGLAVLLVSADLSEVISLSDRILVMYEGRIVGELTPEEAKEERLGLLMAGVPA; from the coding sequence ATCGCAAAGGCCCTGGTGCTCAAGGGCATCACCAAACGCTTCCCCCTGGTCCTGGCCAACGACCACATCAGCCTGGACCTGAACTGGGGCGAGGTCCTGGCCCTGGTGGGGGAGAACGGGGCGGGGAAGTCCACCCTGATGAAGATCGTCTACGGTCTGCAGCCGCCGGACAAAGGGGAGATGTGGGTGGACGGCAAACCCTACCGACCCAAGAGCCCCCTGGACGCCATCGCCCACGGCATCGGCATGGTCCACCAGCACTTCATGCTGGTGGAGCCCTTCACCGTGCTGGAGAACCTGGTCCTGGGCCTCGAGCCGGGAAGCCCTCTATACCTCAATCTGGACGAGGCCAGGAAGCGGGCCACCGCCCTCATGGAGGAGCTGGGCTTCCAGGTCCCCCTGGACGAGCGCATCGAGAACCTCCCCGTGGGCTTGCAGCAGCGGGTGGAGATCCTCAAAGCCCTCTACCGCCAGGCCAAAATCCTCATCTTGGACGAACCCACCGCCGTCCTAACCCCCCAGGAGGCAGAGGAGCTTTTCCGCTTTCTCAGGGCCTATGTGGCCAGGGGAAACGCCGCCATCTTCATCAGCCACAAGCTGAAGGAGGTGCTTTCCGTGTCCGACCGGGTCACGGTGATCCGGGACGGAAGGGTGGTGGGCACGGTGAAGACCCCGGAAACCTCCTTGGAGGAGCTGGCCCGGATGATGGTGGGAAGGGAGGTGGTCCTGAGGGTGGAAAAGGGCCCTGCCCGGCCCGGCGAGGTGGTGCTGGAGGTGGAGGGCCTCGAGGCGCCCCCCAGGCTAAGGGGGGTGAGCTTCTTCGTACGGGCTGGGGAGATCGTGGGCATCGCCGGGGTGGAAGGGAACGGCCAGAGCGAGCTGGTGGAGGCCCTGGCGGGCCTGCGCAAGTACCGGGGAACGGTGCGCTACCTGGGCCGCCCTCTTCCCCACCTGGCCCTCAAGGTCCGGGAGGCGGGCTTGAGCCATATTCCCGAAGACCGGCTTGCTAGGGGTTTGGTCCTGGACTTCTCCGTGCGGGAAAACGCCATCCTAGGGGACCAGCACCGCCCCCCCTTCCGGAGCTTCCTGGGCTTTCTGGACGGGAAGGCCATGGAGCAGCACGCCCGGACCCTGGTGGAAACCTTTGACGTCCGCCCTCGCTCCACGGACCTCTCCGCCCGGCGCTTCTCCGGGGGGAACCAGCAGAAGATCGTGGTGGGCAGGGAGCTTTTGCGGAGGCCCCGCCTCCTCATCGCCGCCCAGCCCACCCGGGGCGTGGACGTGGGGGCCATAGAGTTTATCCACCAGCGCCTGGTGGAGGCCCGCGACCAGGGCCTGGCGGTGCTTCTGGTTTCCGCCGACCTTTCCGAGGTGATCAGCCTCTCAGACCGCATCCTGGTCATGTACGAGGGGCGCATTGTGGGAGAACTCACCCCGGAGGAAGCCAAGGAAGAGCGCCTAGGCCTCCTGATGGCGGGCGTGCCCGCCTAG
- the bcp gene encoding thioredoxin-dependent thiol peroxidase, with protein MEPGTAAPDFALPDQDGRIHRLSDYRGKWVVLYFYPKDDTPGCTKEACGFRDRMGDLQELGAVVLGVSADDVQSHKRFAEKYGLNFPLLADPEREVILAYGAWGKKNLYGKEYEGVLRQTFLIDPEGRIAQVWRKVSPEDHAEEVAEALRALRGS; from the coding sequence ATGGAACCTGGAACTGCTGCGCCCGACTTTGCCCTGCCGGACCAGGATGGGCGGATTCACCGGCTTTCCGATTACCGGGGGAAGTGGGTGGTTCTCTACTTCTACCCCAAGGACGACACCCCGGGTTGCACCAAGGAGGCCTGCGGCTTCCGCGACCGCATGGGGGATCTGCAGGAGCTGGGGGCCGTGGTGCTTGGGGTGTCGGCGGACGACGTCCAAAGCCACAAGCGCTTCGCCGAGAAGTACGGTTTGAACTTTCCCCTTCTCGCCGATCCCGAGCGGGAGGTCATCCTGGCCTATGGGGCTTGGGGGAAGAAGAACCTTTACGGCAAGGAGTACGAGGGGGTTTTGCGCCAGACCTTTCTGATCGATCCCGAGGGCCGGATTGCCCAAGTCTGGCGCAAGGTATCCCCGGAGGACCACGCCGAGGAGGTGGCTGAGGCCCTGCGGGCCCTGAGGGGGTCTTGA
- the trpA gene encoding tryptophan synthase subunit alpha has protein sequence MTTKEAFARAKAEGRAALIPYLTAGFPSREGFLQAVKEVLPYADLLEIGLPYSDPLGDGPVIQRASEEALRKGMSVQGVLELFREVRALTEKPLFLMTYLNPVLAWGPERFFSLFKQAGATGLILPDLPPDEDPSLVRLAQEIGLETVFLLAPTSTDRRVETVVGYATGFIYAVSVTGVTGERERLPDEVRELVRRIKAKTSLPVAVGFGVSGRETAAQAAVADGVVVGSALVRALEEDRPLAPLLEEIRQGLLQKEPA, from the coding sequence ATGACCACTAAAGAAGCCTTCGCCCGGGCCAAGGCCGAGGGCCGGGCCGCTTTAATCCCCTACCTCACCGCGGGCTTCCCCAGCCGGGAAGGGTTTTTGCAGGCGGTGAAGGAGGTGTTGCCCTACGCCGATCTTTTAGAGATCGGCCTCCCCTACTCCGATCCCCTGGGGGACGGCCCGGTGATCCAGCGGGCCAGCGAGGAGGCCTTGAGGAAGGGGATGAGCGTTCAGGGTGTTCTGGAGCTCTTCCGGGAGGTGCGGGCCCTCACCGAAAAACCCCTTTTCCTCATGACCTACCTGAACCCTGTGCTGGCCTGGGGGCCGGAGCGGTTCTTCAGCCTTTTTAAACAGGCGGGGGCCACGGGCCTCATCCTTCCCGACCTTCCTCCCGATGAGGACCCCTCCCTGGTGCGCCTGGCGCAGGAAATCGGCCTGGAAACGGTATTTCTCCTGGCCCCCACTTCCACGGATAGGCGGGTGGAAACCGTGGTGGGCTACGCCACCGGGTTCATCTATGCGGTTTCCGTCACCGGGGTCACCGGGGAGCGGGAGCGCTTGCCCGACGAGGTACGGGAGCTGGTGCGGCGGATCAAGGCCAAAACCTCCTTGCCCGTGGCCGTGGGCTTTGGGGTGTCGGGGCGGGAAACCGCGGCCCAGGCGGCGGTGGCCGATGGGGTGGTGGTGGGGAGCGCTTTGGTGCGAGCCCTCGAGGAGGACCGACCCTTGGCCCCTCTCCTCGAGGAGATCCGCCAAGGGCTTTTGCAGAAGGAACCCGCTTAG